The Paraphotobacterium marinum genome contains a region encoding:
- the sspA gene encoding stringent starvation protein SspA: MAIAANKRSVMTLYSSASDIYSHQVRIVLAEKGVSVDVELVDQLNLPSELKDLNPYNSVPTLIDRELALYQANIIMEYLDERFPHPPLMPVYPVARGNTRLMMYRIERNWYSLSEKILNGTSDEAIHARQQFKSELLALSPVFSEYKYFMSDEFSLIDCYLAPLLWRLPILGVDLIGPGSKEIKDYMTRVFERDAFLASLTEVEREMRLSGF, from the coding sequence ATGGCTATTGCTGCCAACAAACGTTCTGTTATGACATTATACTCAAGTGCTTCAGATATTTATAGTCATCAAGTTAGAATTGTACTAGCAGAAAAAGGTGTTAGCGTAGATGTTGAATTAGTTGACCAACTTAATCTCCCATCTGAGCTAAAAGACTTAAACCCTTATAACTCAGTACCAACTTTAATAGATAGAGAATTAGCATTATACCAAGCAAATATTATTATGGAGTATTTAGATGAGCGCTTTCCTCATCCTCCTCTAATGCCAGTTTATCCAGTTGCACGAGGAAATACTAGATTAATGATGTATCGAATTGAGAGAAATTGGTATTCACTTTCCGAAAAAATATTAAATGGGACATCTGATGAAGCTATTCATGCTAGGCAACAATTTAAAAGTGAACTATTAGCTTTATCTCCAGTATTCTCTGAATATAAATATTTTATGAGTGATGAGTTTAGTTTAATTGATTGCTATTTAGCCCCACTTTTATGGAGATTACCTATATTAGGTGTAGACCTCATTGGACCGGGCTCAAAAGAAATTAAAGATTATATGACTCGAGTTTTTGAACGTGATGCTTTTTTAGCCTCTTTAACTGAAGTTGAAAGAGAAATGAGATTATCAGGATTTTAA
- a CDS encoding cytochrome c1: MKLILIFVICFSTNLLSAEKKILQKANNNLNDQASLQRGAMLFMNYCSGCHSMQYQRYQSVARDIGIPDELMENNLIFDKNSKIGDLMLSSLNKSQAEQWFGGVIPDLTMITRVKGVDWVFTYLNSFYKDDSRPFGVNNMISPNINMPHVLEELQGTTEINFKEKLIDGKMEIINEGIKSKGNGRLNEDEYLSSLRDLVNYLEYSSDPSKLKREKLGIWVMSFLILLIIFTFLLKKEFWKDIK, translated from the coding sequence ATGAAACTAATCTTAATATTCGTTATATGTTTTAGTACTAATTTACTGAGTGCAGAAAAAAAAATTTTACAGAAAGCAAATAATAATCTTAACGATCAAGCTTCACTCCAAAGAGGAGCAATGCTTTTTATGAATTATTGTTCAGGATGTCATTCCATGCAATACCAAAGATATCAGAGTGTTGCCAGAGATATAGGGATTCCAGATGAGTTAATGGAAAATAATCTTATCTTCGATAAAAATTCTAAAATAGGTGATTTGATGTTAAGTAGTTTGAATAAGAGCCAGGCTGAACAATGGTTTGGGGGAGTAATACCTGATTTAACTATGATAACAAGAGTAAAAGGTGTGGATTGGGTTTTCACATACTTAAATTCTTTTTATAAAGATGACTCAAGACCTTTTGGTGTAAATAATATGATATCGCCTAATATTAATATGCCACATGTTTTAGAGGAATTACAAGGAACTACTGAGATCAACTTTAAAGAAAAATTAATAGATGGCAAGATGGAAATTATAAATGAAGGAATAAAATCAAAAGGTAATGGGAGACTAAATGAAGATGAATATTTGTCTTCACTAAGGGATTTAGTTAATTATTTGGAATATAGCTCAGATCCTAGTAAATTAAAAAGAGAAAAATTAGGTATATGGGTGATGAGTTTTCTGATATTATTAATAATCTTTACTTTTCTTTTAAAAAAAGAGTTTTGGAAGGACATAAAGTAA
- a CDS encoding cytochrome b has product MSKFLNWIDERLPIVDAYKKHLSQYPMPKNFNFLYVFGALGVLVLLNQLITGIWLTMNYIPSAEQAFASVEFIMRDVEYGWLIRYMHSTGASAFFVVIYLHMFKAIIYGSYKNPRELLWLFGMFIFVILMAEAFMGYLLPWGQMSYWGAQVIISLFGAIPYVGDDLTLWIRGDYVVSGATLNRFFALHVIALPLLLVMLVFLHILALHKVGSNNPDGIDTKIKKNHNDLSDVNDNENYTFHSEYTNKYNIRYCVPFHPYGTVKDFFAVAIFLLFFCYIIFFNPEMGGYFLEAPNFEAANPLKTPEHIAPVWYFTPFYAILRAVPDKLLGVMSMGLAIVFLFFLPWLDRCKVRSFRYRSHLHLINIVQFIVCFVILGVLGALPATPTYTLLAQICSVGYFMFFILLFIYSKYEKTRSLPKRL; this is encoded by the coding sequence ATGAGTAAATTCCTTAACTGGATTGATGAAAGGTTACCAATTGTAGATGCTTATAAAAAACACTTATCTCAGTATCCGATGCCTAAGAACTTTAATTTTCTATATGTTTTCGGTGCGTTAGGGGTTTTAGTCTTGCTTAATCAACTCATTACGGGTATTTGGTTAACAATGAATTATATACCCTCAGCAGAACAAGCTTTTGCTTCTGTAGAATTTATTATGAGAGATGTAGAATACGGTTGGTTAATTAGATATATGCATTCAACTGGAGCTTCTGCCTTTTTTGTTGTGATTTATTTGCATATGTTTAAAGCAATTATTTACGGATCTTACAAAAATCCTAGAGAATTACTTTGGCTTTTTGGAATGTTCATTTTTGTGATTTTAATGGCTGAGGCATTTATGGGGTATTTGTTACCTTGGGGTCAAATGTCATATTGGGGAGCACAAGTAATTATTTCTTTATTTGGAGCCATTCCATATGTTGGTGATGACCTCACACTATGGATACGGGGTGATTATGTTGTTTCTGGAGCTACTTTAAATCGTTTTTTTGCATTACATGTAATAGCTTTACCACTACTTCTAGTTATGTTGGTATTTTTGCATATTTTAGCATTACATAAGGTTGGATCAAATAATCCTGATGGTATTGATACTAAGATAAAAAAAAATCATAATGATTTAAGTGATGTAAATGATAATGAAAATTATACTTTTCATTCTGAGTATACAAACAAGTATAATATAAGATATTGTGTTCCTTTCCATCCTTACGGTACAGTAAAAGACTTTTTTGCAGTAGCTATTTTTTTATTATTTTTTTGCTATATTATATTTTTCAATCCTGAAATGGGAGGTTATTTTTTGGAAGCCCCTAATTTTGAGGCAGCAAATCCGTTAAAAACTCCAGAACATATTGCACCAGTTTGGTATTTTACACCTTTTTATGCAATTCTAAGAGCTGTACCTGACAAGTTATTAGGTGTGATGTCGATGGGACTTGCTATAGTCTTTTTGTTTTTTTTGCCTTGGTTAGATCGCTGTAAAGTCCGTTCTTTTCGATATCGAAGTCATTTGCACTTAATCAATATTGTACAATTTATTGTATGTTTTGTAATTCTAGGAGTACTAGGAGCTTTACCAGCTACACCAACGTACACATTATTGGCACAAATATGTAGTGTTGGTTATTTTATGTTTTTTATTTTATTGTTCATATACAGTAAGTATGAAAAAACAAGATCATTGCCAAAGAGGCTTTAG
- the petA gene encoding ubiquinol-cytochrome c reductase iron-sulfur subunit, which produces MTQKKEIDLGRRKFLTISTSLLGIIGLGSVIIPFLKSWNPSAKAKAAGAPVKVDISNLEEGAMIRVEWRGKPVWVVKRNKQTLDQLNLIIQQNKLQDPESAEPQQPLYAQNKFRSIRPEILVAVGICTHLGCSPTYLSEKFQVQVKGIKSGFFCPCHGSKFDMAGRVFNNVPAPLNLVIPPHMYLDENTILIGEDEGTNV; this is translated from the coding sequence ATGACTCAAAAAAAAGAAATAGACCTAGGTAGGAGAAAGTTTCTCACTATTTCAACTAGTTTACTCGGTATTATAGGCCTTGGCTCTGTTATTATCCCTTTTCTAAAATCATGGAATCCAAGCGCAAAAGCAAAAGCTGCAGGTGCTCCTGTAAAAGTTGATATATCCAATTTAGAGGAGGGTGCTATGATTAGAGTCGAGTGGAGGGGTAAACCTGTTTGGGTAGTTAAAAGAAATAAACAAACATTGGATCAATTAAACTTAATTATTCAACAAAATAAGTTACAAGATCCAGAGTCAGCAGAGCCCCAACAACCTCTTTATGCACAAAATAAATTTAGATCAATTAGGCCTGAAATTTTAGTTGCTGTTGGAATTTGTACCCATTTAGGATGTTCGCCAACTTATTTATCGGAAAAATTTCAAGTTCAGGTGAAGGGGATTAAATCAGGTTTTTTTTGTCCCTGTCATGGTTCGAAATTTGATATGGCAGGAAGAGTTTTTAACAATGTACCAGCGCCGTTAAATCTAGTTATTCCGCCTCACATGTATTTAGATGAAAATACAATTTTAATTGGTGAAGATGAAGGAACAAACGTATGA
- the rpsI gene encoding 30S ribosomal protein S9, which yields MANNQYYGTGRRKSSAARVFIKPGNGNIIINKKTLEEYFGRETARMVVKQPLELLDMTEKLDLYITVKGGGITGQSGAIRHGITRALMEYDETLRPTLREAGFVTRDARKVERKKVGLRKARRKPQFSKR from the coding sequence ATGGCAAATAATCAATATTATGGAACAGGTAGAAGAAAAAGTTCTGCTGCTAGAGTTTTTATTAAACCAGGTAATGGAAACATTATTATAAATAAAAAAACTCTTGAGGAATACTTTGGTCGAGAAACTGCTAGAATGGTTGTTAAACAACCTTTAGAGTTATTAGATATGACTGAGAAACTCGATCTTTATATTACTGTTAAAGGTGGTGGTATAACTGGACAATCAGGTGCTATTCGTCATGGTATTACTAGAGCTCTTATGGAGTATGATGAAACATTACGTCCAACTTTAAGAGAAGCAGGCTTTGTTACTCGTGATGCAAGAAAAGTTGAAAGAAAGAAAGTTGGTTTGAGAAAAGCAAGAAGAAAACCACAATTTTCAAAAAGATAA
- the rplM gene encoding 50S ribosomal protein L13 has protein sequence MKTFVAKPESVKREWYVVDAEGKTLGRLATEIASRLRGKHKPEYTPHVDTGDYIVVINADKVNVTGKKRTDKIYYHHTGYIGGIKSISFDKLLDKKPEMIIENAVKGMLPKGPLGRSMYRKLKVYAGSEHNHVAQQPQVLDI, from the coding sequence ATGAAAACATTTGTTGCTAAACCAGAATCAGTTAAACGTGAATGGTATGTTGTAGATGCTGAGGGTAAAACTCTTGGTAGACTTGCAACGGAAATCGCGTCTCGTTTAAGAGGCAAACATAAACCTGAATACACACCTCATGTGGACACAGGTGATTATATTGTTGTTATAAATGCAGACAAAGTAAATGTTACAGGTAAGAAACGTACTGATAAAATATATTATCATCATACCGGTTACATTGGTGGAATAAAGTCTATTAGCTTTGACAAGCTTCTAGATAAAAAACCAGAAATGATTATAGAAAATGCTGTAAAAGGCATGCTTCCTAAAGGACCACTTGGAAGATCTATGTATCGTAAATTAAAAGTCTATGCAGGTTCTGAACATAATCATGTTGCTCAGCAACCACAAGTATTAGACATCTAA